The following are from one region of the Candidatus Brocadia sp. genome:
- a CDS encoding type II toxin-antitoxin system PemK/MazF family toxin, which produces MAKTRGGRGVAKFVEGDDVILCQITSQTIKDNYSLLLDDKDFEAGSLKQPSNVRPNRIFTTDSHIILYRVGSLKIEKLTEIIDKVIEIIRK; this is translated from the coding sequence TTGGCTAAAACCAGAGGAGGACGAGGCGTGGCAAAATTTGTAGAAGGCGATGACGTAATTCTCTGTCAGATTACCAGCCAAACTATTAAAGACAATTATTCACTTTTACTCGACGATAAGGATTTTGAGGCAGGAAGCCTGAAGCAGCCGAGTAATGTAAGACCCAATCGCATATTTACTACAGATAGTCATATTATCTTATATAGAGTTGGCAGTCTTAAAATAGAAAAACTCACTGAGATTATCGATAAGGTTATCGAAATCATTCGTAAGTGA
- a CDS encoding DUF2281 domain-containing protein, which translates to MSKKELVISEIEHVPEPFLDEVLDFIHFLKTKIIKERLDTAIASESSLEKDWLKPEEDEAWQNL; encoded by the coding sequence ATGAGTAAAAAAGAATTAGTCATAAGTGAAATTGAACATGTTCCAGAGCCTTTCCTTGACGAGGTATTAGATTTTATTCATTTTTTGAAGACAAAGATAATTAAGGAAAGGCTTGATACTGCTATCGCAAGCGAATCTTCGCTTGAAAAAGATTGGCTAAAACCAGAGGAGGACGAGGCGTGGCAAAATTTGTAG
- a CDS encoding NAD(P)-dependent oxidoreductase, whose translation MKNLLVTGASGFLGWNICQAAKNKWKTFGTVFSHPGEIAGVTIVKIDLTDFHKLKKLFQEARPDAVIHTAAKSDLNFCQTHRTESQRINVDASVTIAALCADYKIPCVFPSTDQVFNGLNAPYREEDPVCPVNFYGEQKVLAEEGMLKYHPQVAVCRMALMFGIPGPGAKSFIQPMIEKMREGTELRLFVDEFRTPLSVKAAVSGIFLALEKVQGLLHLGGIERISRYDFGKLLIETLNIREARLIPCRQKDVVMPAQRPPDVSLDSSKAFALGFKSFLLSEELRSLYGIV comes from the coding sequence ATGAAAAATTTGCTTGTTACAGGCGCCAGTGGTTTCCTGGGCTGGAATATTTGTCAGGCCGCAAAGAACAAATGGAAGACATTCGGGACAGTCTTTTCTCATCCTGGGGAAATTGCAGGTGTAACTATCGTGAAAATTGATTTAACCGATTTTCACAAACTGAAGAAATTATTTCAGGAGGCCCGTCCGGATGCAGTAATCCACACTGCCGCAAAATCTGACCTGAATTTTTGTCAAACCCATCGGACTGAATCACAGAGAATTAATGTAGATGCCTCAGTTACTATTGCAGCACTTTGTGCCGACTATAAAATCCCGTGTGTTTTTCCATCAACCGACCAGGTCTTCAATGGTTTGAATGCCCCATACCGTGAGGAAGACCCCGTTTGTCCCGTCAATTTTTACGGTGAACAGAAAGTATTGGCTGAGGAGGGTATGCTCAAATATCATCCTCAGGTTGCTGTTTGCCGCATGGCCCTGATGTTTGGTATTCCCGGACCTGGCGCGAAAAGTTTTATTCAGCCAATGATCGAAAAAATGAGAGAGGGGACAGAATTGCGATTATTTGTGGATGAATTCAGGACTCCGTTAAGCGTAAAAGCTGCAGTTTCCGGGATTTTTCTGGCCCTTGAAAAAGTACAAGGATTACTCCATTTAGGAGGCATTGAACGTATTTCTCGCTACGATTTTGGCAAGTTGCTCATAGAAACCTTAAACATACGCGAGGCCAGGTTGATACCCTGCAGACAGAAGGACGTGGTCATGCCGGCGCAGAGACCTCCGGATGTCTCACTTGATAGCTCAAAGGCTTTTGCTCTGGGCTTTAAATCATTCCTTCTGTCAGAAGAACTAAGAAGTCTGTATGGCATTGTTTGA
- the rnpA gene encoding ribonuclease P protein component yields MIRFQFMNFRFTKAERLTRKKEFEKVFREGKVLKNGKIVLYVIPNGLQHSRLGLVVSRKVGNAVRRNRAKRLLREAYRLNKHLLTSHVDIIAIPRHPFSSDLKLSDVDNGFRKLLLQINETFSNEVYRH; encoded by the coding sequence ATGATACGTTTTCAGTTTATGAATTTTCGATTTACAAAGGCCGAACGTTTGACCCGAAAGAAGGAATTTGAAAAGGTGTTTCGCGAGGGTAAGGTATTAAAAAATGGAAAGATTGTTCTCTATGTCATACCGAACGGCCTTCAACATTCCCGTTTGGGACTAGTGGTGAGCAGAAAGGTGGGAAATGCCGTCCGGCGCAACCGTGCCAAACGACTATTGAGAGAGGCTTACAGGTTGAATAAACACTTACTTACTTCACATGTCGACATTATTGCCATTCCAAGGCATCCTTTTTCGTCTGATTTGAAACTGTCAGACGTTGACAATGGATTTAGGAAATTACTGCTCCAAATTAACGAAACCTTTTCCAATGAAGTTTATCGTCATTAA
- the yidD gene encoding membrane protein insertion efficiency factor YidD: MKFIVIKLLQVYQRIISPFFHPSCRYEPTCSQYMIDAVEKKGVFWGICLGIWRVLRCHPFGGSGYDPVK, encoded by the coding sequence ATGAAGTTTATCGTCATTAAGCTCCTCCAGGTTTATCAACGTATCATTTCACCTTTTTTTCATCCTTCCTGCCGGTATGAACCGACCTGTTCTCAGTACATGATTGATGCTGTGGAAAAGAAGGGTGTTTTTTGGGGAATTTGTCTGGGCATATGGCGTGTATTGAGGTGCCATCCCTTTGGTGGTTCCGGGTATGACCCGGTGAAGTAG
- a CDS encoding tetratricopeptide repeat protein, whose amino-acid sequence MPFLIRYIPLFLLPGTFIAGGCGVQDPDYYNRQGVSLDSQGKIDDAIGEYKKALRIEPNNREAHYNLAVAYHKKGLYKEAIEEYKTVLELYPNDPETLYNLGAVYVRNNMQDAAIFAWEKAVELKPDFTEAHYVLGFTYAQKKQFDKAIKEYKNVLEKKPDDAITHNNLGAAYTEKGLLDEAIDELKKSIKINPSMAMTHKNLEFAYRKKGMEEEARNELKLYEELTKKANQSQ is encoded by the coding sequence ATGCCTTTTCTTATTCGATATATACCATTATTCCTTCTTCCCGGTACGTTCATAGCCGGAGGTTGTGGTGTACAGGACCCTGATTACTACAACCGCCAGGGCGTTTCTTTGGATAGTCAAGGCAAGATTGATGATGCCATTGGTGAATATAAGAAGGCATTAAGGATAGAACCCAATAACAGGGAAGCCCATTACAACCTCGCCGTAGCCTATCACAAAAAGGGTTTGTACAAAGAAGCTATTGAGGAATACAAAACCGTATTGGAACTCTATCCAAATGACCCCGAAACTCTTTATAATCTTGGTGCGGTATATGTAAGAAACAACATGCAGGATGCGGCTATTTTTGCCTGGGAAAAGGCAGTAGAATTAAAACCTGATTTTACAGAAGCACATTACGTTTTAGGATTTACCTATGCTCAGAAAAAGCAATTTGATAAAGCCATTAAAGAATATAAGAATGTCCTTGAAAAAAAACCAGATGATGCAATTACCCATAACAATCTGGGGGCCGCTTACACCGAAAAAGGGCTGCTGGATGAGGCTATTGATGAATTAAAGAAATCTATCAAAATTAATCCGTCAATGGCGATGACCCACAAAAATCTTGAATTTGCTTACAGAAAGAAGGGAATGGAAGAGGAAGCTCGTAACGAACTCAAACTCTATGAGGAATTAACAAAAAAGGCAAATCAGTCGCAATAA
- a CDS encoding histidinol phosphate phosphatase domain-containing protein, translating to MIDLHTHTLFSDGVLLPAELIRRCEAKGFRGLVITDHVDYSNIDTVIPNVLKACREIAAVSKIKVFGGAELTHLRPEHIKSMVKRAKELGAHIVLVHGETITEPVLPGTNRAAIDAGADILVHPGLITEDDARLAKRKGVRLEISGRKGHAYANGHVVKMAKEVGTKLVFGSDSHTPDDLLDRNRAECIARGAGLEEKDIQEIFKEAEFLVGL from the coding sequence ATGATTGATTTGCACACGCATACGTTATTTTCCGATGGTGTACTCTTGCCGGCCGAATTAATCCGACGTTGCGAGGCAAAGGGTTTCCGTGGGTTGGTAATAACAGACCATGTCGATTACTCCAATATCGACACGGTGATACCGAATGTTTTAAAGGCTTGCAGGGAAATAGCTGCTGTTTCAAAGATCAAGGTATTTGGGGGTGCAGAATTAACTCATCTTCGTCCGGAGCATATAAAATCCATGGTAAAACGGGCAAAAGAACTTGGCGCACATATCGTTCTGGTGCACGGTGAAACCATTACTGAACCTGTGCTTCCGGGCACAAATAGGGCAGCAATAGATGCCGGCGCTGATATCCTTGTACACCCCGGTCTTATAACAGAGGACGATGCAAGGCTTGCTAAAAGGAAAGGGGTCAGATTGGAAATTTCCGGCAGGAAAGGGCATGCTTATGCAAATGGGCACGTTGTTAAAATGGCGAAGGAGGTTGGGACAAAACTTGTTTTTGGTTCCGATTCACATACGCCTGACGATTTGTTAGACCGGAACCGCGCCGAATGCATTGCCCGCGGGGCGGGTTTGGAAGAAAAAGATATTCAGGAAATTTTTAAAGAGGCGGAATTTTTAGTTGGTTTATAA
- a CDS encoding tetratricopeptide repeat protein gives MKESTLNVLKTLNKYKVYIGIGVGVAIAAGGGTAFFITEKGRKTEVVWQNLWKINNDLAMAIQQGKDEKDRTAALSTAADAYKYLKDSMSSSSAAPWVIFESGNVYYRLKNYDDAIRMYNDFLEKYRSHSLAPIVKQSLGYAYEEKGLFQEAVKQFEDISVAGNNFLVAQGSWDAGRCYEKLGQTNDAIRSYTKTTELSPNSNWATMAQYRLSVIR, from the coding sequence ATGAAAGAATCTACTTTAAACGTATTAAAAACGCTGAATAAATATAAAGTATATATTGGAATAGGTGTTGGTGTTGCAATTGCCGCAGGCGGAGGAACTGCTTTTTTCATCACAGAAAAGGGCAGAAAGACAGAGGTTGTGTGGCAAAATCTGTGGAAAATTAATAACGATCTGGCAATGGCGATACAACAAGGAAAGGACGAAAAAGACAGAACAGCTGCTTTGAGCACTGCAGCTGATGCTTACAAATATTTGAAAGATTCGATGTCTTCATCCAGCGCTGCTCCATGGGTAATATTTGAGTCGGGAAATGTTTATTATCGCCTGAAGAATTATGATGATGCTATTCGCATGTATAATGATTTCCTGGAGAAGTATAGAAGTCATTCCCTTGCACCCATTGTAAAGCAATCTTTGGGATACGCCTATGAGGAAAAGGGACTTTTTCAGGAGGCGGTTAAACAATTTGAAGATATTTCGGTTGCCGGTAATAATTTTCTCGTTGCGCAAGGAAGCTGGGATGCAGGGCGTTGTTATGAAAAGTTAGGCCAAACAAACGACGCAATCCGCTCATATACCAAAACGACAGAACTCTCTCCAAACAGTAACTGGGCTACCATGGCACAGTATCGTTTATCGGTGATTCGATAA
- a CDS encoding RluA family pseudouridine synthase: MQQEVSQVKEVTFDIKKTFDDKRIDRYLASRLPDYSRTFIQKIIKEGAVLVNGRTVKSSYDIQKGDFISVHVPVLEESKIVPEDIPLNIVYEDDYLMLINKPYDMVVHPAGGHPSGTLVNALAFHCQNLSQINGPLKAGIVHRLDRDTSGIMLAIKSDAVHSHIAMQFEKRYVRKEYIAVVEGEVTFDSDEIHLPIGRHKSDRQKMAVRRDDGKEATSIYEVLERFRGYTLVKVMPKTGRTHQIRVHMRSIGHPVVADFMYSNHESCYLSDLLGKERESGEVPIIERQALHAHKIGFFHPIQNKTMEFQVDLPEDISLLVKTLREVRPYRNGSN, from the coding sequence ATGCAGCAGGAAGTTTCACAAGTAAAAGAAGTAACCTTCGATATAAAGAAGACGTTCGATGATAAAAGGATTGACCGGTACCTTGCTTCACGCCTCCCTGACTACTCGAGAACTTTTATTCAGAAAATAATAAAAGAGGGTGCCGTGCTGGTCAATGGACGTACGGTCAAAAGCAGCTATGATATCCAAAAGGGAGACTTTATTTCCGTCCATGTGCCTGTACTCGAAGAAAGCAAGATCGTCCCTGAGGATATTCCCTTAAATATCGTTTATGAAGATGATTATTTAATGCTTATTAACAAGCCGTACGACATGGTTGTCCATCCGGCAGGTGGCCATCCTTCGGGAACACTTGTCAATGCGTTAGCCTTCCATTGTCAGAATCTTTCCCAAATTAACGGACCGTTAAAGGCGGGTATTGTACACCGGCTGGACAGGGATACCAGCGGCATTATGCTGGCAATCAAGAGCGATGCCGTCCATTCACACATTGCCATGCAGTTTGAAAAAAGGTATGTCAGGAAGGAATATATTGCCGTGGTAGAAGGTGAGGTTACGTTTGACTCGGATGAGATTCATTTACCCATTGGAAGGCACAAGAGTGACCGGCAAAAGATGGCAGTAAGACGCGACGACGGCAAGGAGGCTACGTCCATCTATGAGGTACTGGAACGTTTTCGGGGTTACACCCTGGTGAAAGTAATGCCAAAGACGGGCCGGACACATCAGATCCGTGTACACATGCGGTCGATTGGACATCCGGTCGTTGCGGACTTCATGTATAGCAACCATGAATCATGCTATCTTTCCGATCTGTTGGGGAAGGAAAGGGAATCGGGGGAAGTGCCCATCATCGAACGGCAAGCGCTCCATGCACACAAGATCGGGTTTTTCCATCCCATCCAGAATAAGACAATGGAATTTCAGGTGGACCTGCCTGAGGATATATCACTTCTTGTTAAAACGCTGAGGGAAGTAAGGCCTTACAGAAACGGCAGCAATTGA
- a CDS encoding twin-arginine translocase TatA/TatE family subunit, whose product MFSMPGGWEWLIILIVALLIFGKRLPDVMKSLGRGIVEFKKGVKGVEEEVEDASSKPTQKKIETEKDVTKQESK is encoded by the coding sequence ATGTTTAGTATGCCAGGTGGTTGGGAATGGCTCATCATCCTGATTGTGGCACTTCTGATCTTTGGTAAAAGATTACCGGATGTAATGAAATCCCTGGGGAGAGGCATAGTCGAGTTTAAGAAGGGCGTCAAGGGGGTTGAAGAAGAAGTAGAAGACGCGAGCAGTAAACCTACTCAGAAGAAGATAGAGACAGAGAAGGACGTCACCAAGCAGGAAAGCAAATAA
- a CDS encoding PqqD family protein has product MSAFLKEGIMKPIRRHDLIEQDIGQTMLLYGTKGKVLHVLNSTAKLIWKLCDGEHSLEDMEQVIREKFPLSGKYDVAQNIHLALELFAGKGLLEKIVRDRRCKCIGTSRCYHDIEHRVIC; this is encoded by the coding sequence ATGAGTGCTTTTTTAAAGGAGGGGATCATGAAACCTATCCGTAGACATGACCTTATTGAACAGGACATCGGTCAAACAATGTTACTTTACGGCACTAAGGGAAAAGTACTTCATGTGCTCAATTCTACCGCAAAACTCATCTGGAAACTTTGCGATGGGGAACACAGCTTAGAAGACATGGAGCAGGTGATCAGGGAGAAATTCCCCCTGTCTGGCAAATACGATGTAGCGCAGAATATCCACCTTGCTCTTGAATTGTTTGCTGGAAAAGGGCTACTGGAGAAGATTGTCAGAGACAGGCGCTGTAAATGTATCGGGACTAGCCGCTGTTATCATGACATCGAACACAGAGTAATTTGCTGA
- a CDS encoding RNA-binding transcriptional accessory protein — protein MSNEYISRIAKELNITAKQVLGTAVLLEEGATVPFIARYRKEATGSLDEVAIMAIRDRLDQLRELDKRREAILKSLEERGQLTSELKEKILAAETMAVLEDMYLPYRPKRRTRATIAREKGLEPLAQRIFTQDDTDPFAVAEAFVDAEKGVDSVEDALGGARDIIAEWVNEDQNARSKIRELFMTKGVFRTKVITGKEEEGIKYKDYFDWEEPVSTAPSHRILAMRRGEKEGFLGLRVTPPEEDALAILEALFVKGNSAASLQARMAVHDCYKRLLSISMETEVRLDTKKRADEEAIKVFAENLRQLLLAPPLGQKNVLAIDPGFRTGCKVVCMDRQGKLIHTDTIYLHQSEAGASEAATKILNLCRRFEVEIIAIGNGTAGRETESFMRNLDLPEKIQVVMVNESGASVYSASDVAREEFPDQDVTVRGAVSIGRRLMDPLAELVKIDPKSIGVGQYQHDVDQGILKRSLDDVVISCVNLVGVEVNTASKQLLMYVSGLGPQLAKNIVEHRNEHGPFRSREELKMVNKLGPRAFEQAAGFLRISDGENPLDRSAVHPESYHIVDAMAKEIRCSVIDLMRDENHRNRIDLSGYVKDAVGLPTLQDIMKELAKPGRDPREKFEPFHFVKGIEKIEDIQPGMKLPGVVTNITAFGAFVDIGVHQDGLIHISQLSDRFVKSPNDVVKVHQKVNVTVLDVDMRRRRISLSLRKQPEAST, from the coding sequence ATGAGTAATGAATATATTTCTCGGATTGCCAAAGAACTCAATATAACAGCAAAGCAGGTGCTGGGAACTGCCGTACTTCTTGAGGAAGGTGCTACGGTTCCCTTTATTGCACGGTACAGAAAGGAAGCCACCGGGTCTCTGGATGAGGTAGCCATCATGGCAATTCGTGACCGTCTCGACCAGCTCAGGGAATTGGACAAGCGACGGGAAGCCATCCTTAAATCGCTGGAGGAGAGGGGACAACTAACCAGTGAACTCAAGGAGAAAATTCTTGCAGCGGAGACTATGGCTGTACTGGAGGATATGTATCTGCCATATCGTCCCAAACGCCGTACCAGGGCAACCATTGCCAGAGAAAAGGGTTTAGAGCCACTGGCTCAGCGCATCTTCACACAGGATGATACCGACCCGTTTGCAGTAGCAGAGGCCTTTGTGGATGCGGAGAAGGGGGTTGATTCTGTTGAGGATGCACTTGGAGGTGCCCGGGATATTATTGCTGAATGGGTCAATGAAGATCAAAATGCCCGGTCAAAAATCCGTGAACTTTTTATGACAAAAGGTGTCTTCAGGACGAAGGTAATTACCGGTAAGGAAGAGGAGGGGATTAAGTACAAAGATTATTTTGATTGGGAGGAGCCTGTATCGACGGCTCCATCCCATAGAATTTTGGCGATGAGGCGCGGGGAAAAGGAGGGATTTTTGGGCCTGCGCGTAACTCCTCCTGAAGAAGATGCCCTTGCCATACTTGAAGCGCTGTTTGTAAAAGGGAACAGTGCTGCTTCCCTGCAAGCCAGGATGGCAGTACACGACTGCTATAAAAGGCTCCTGTCAATATCAATGGAAACTGAGGTACGTTTAGATACAAAGAAAAGAGCGGATGAAGAGGCAATTAAAGTCTTCGCTGAAAATCTTCGGCAGCTTTTGCTTGCCCCGCCACTAGGTCAAAAAAACGTCCTCGCCATCGATCCTGGATTTCGTACAGGATGTAAGGTGGTCTGTATGGACAGACAGGGAAAACTGATCCACACTGACACAATATATCTTCATCAGTCTGAGGCAGGCGCATCTGAAGCTGCTACAAAGATTCTAAATCTCTGTAGAAGATTTGAGGTAGAAATCATTGCCATAGGAAACGGTACCGCAGGAAGGGAAACTGAGTCGTTTATGAGAAATCTCGACCTCCCGGAAAAGATTCAGGTTGTTATGGTGAATGAAAGTGGGGCATCCGTCTATTCCGCTTCAGACGTTGCCCGCGAAGAATTTCCTGATCAGGATGTAACGGTACGGGGTGCGGTTTCCATTGGGAGGCGGCTTATGGACCCCCTGGCAGAGTTGGTAAAGATAGACCCGAAGTCTATTGGTGTGGGACAATACCAGCATGATGTAGATCAGGGAATACTGAAACGCAGTCTGGATGACGTAGTTATCAGTTGCGTAAATCTCGTTGGCGTTGAGGTCAATACCGCCAGCAAGCAACTGCTCATGTATGTCTCCGGCCTGGGACCCCAACTTGCCAAAAACATCGTTGAGCACCGAAATGAACACGGCCCTTTTCGATCCAGAGAGGAACTGAAAATGGTAAATAAACTGGGGCCGAGGGCCTTTGAGCAAGCAGCGGGTTTTCTTCGCATCAGTGATGGAGAAAATCCTCTTGATCGGAGCGCAGTCCATCCTGAAAGTTATCATATTGTAGATGCCATGGCAAAAGAGATAAGATGCTCGGTCATTGATTTGATGAGGGATGAGAATCATCGGAACAGAATAGACCTTTCAGGATATGTAAAAGACGCAGTAGGTTTACCGACATTGCAGGATATCATGAAAGAATTAGCAAAACCTGGCCGTGACCCGCGGGAAAAGTTTGAACCGTTTCACTTTGTAAAAGGGATCGAAAAGATTGAGGATATTCAGCCTGGCATGAAACTCCCCGGAGTCGTAACCAACATAACTGCATTTGGCGCTTTTGTTGATATCGGGGTTCATCAGGACGGACTGATACATATAAGCCAACTTTCGGATCGCTTTGTGAAAAGTCCCAATGATGTGGTTAAGGTTCATCAAAAGGTGAATGTTACTGTACTGGATGTGGACATGAGAAGAAGGAGAATTTCCCTGTCATTAAGGAAACAGCCAGAAGCAAGCACATAA
- a CDS encoding methyltransferase domain-containing protein: MKFYTRNMANHFIRSCKVFFVFAAIVCLCVSTYAKEDIKRERPGKLFSPSKIPLLEDPGRDKWQKPDEVLNALEIGKGQAIADIGAASGYLTVKLSERVGDTGAVYAVDIQQVMLDYINKRLGDKGLKNVILVLGDMDDPKLPSGSFDLAILLSTYHEIAQPVDFMKKLRHALKPQGKLAILEFSDESPIGPPLKFRLPEDIVISELMQAGFTLSKRHTFLLPYQYFLVFSPSRS, from the coding sequence ATGAAATTCTACACGAGGAATATGGCAAATCATTTTATTCGAAGCTGTAAAGTATTTTTTGTCTTTGCGGCAATAGTATGTCTGTGTGTCAGCACCTATGCAAAAGAAGACATAAAGCGTGAACGTCCGGGCAAGCTTTTTAGTCCATCAAAAATACCATTACTTGAAGACCCCGGACGTGATAAATGGCAGAAACCAGATGAGGTATTGAATGCCTTAGAGATTGGAAAGGGCCAGGCCATTGCAGATATTGGTGCAGCTTCAGGATATCTTACGGTAAAATTATCTGAACGTGTGGGAGATACAGGGGCTGTCTATGCAGTTGATATACAGCAGGTGATGCTGGATTATATAAACAAACGGCTTGGTGATAAAGGATTGAAAAATGTAATCCTTGTGCTGGGCGATATGGATGATCCAAAATTACCTTCCGGGAGTTTTGATCTTGCTATCCTGCTAAGCACATATCATGAAATAGCACAACCAGTTGATTTTATGAAAAAGCTTAGACATGCTTTAAAACCTCAAGGAAAACTGGCTATTTTGGAATTCAGTGATGAGAGTCCTATTGGTCCACCTTTAAAATTCCGTCTCCCTGAAGATATTGTTATAAGCGAGCTTATGCAGGCAGGTTTTACTTTGTCAAAAAGGCATACATTTCTTCTTCCTTACCAATACTTTTTAGTCTTTTCTCCGTCCCGTTCATAG
- a CDS encoding cation transporter has product MEDEHGHKHEYRSHERKKLILASVITASIFIVEVIGGFITNSLALISDAGHMLTHLFALLVSLFALFFAAKPPTEKKTYGFYRLEILAALFNGITLFVITLWIFYEAYQRFTHPETISSGKMFIVAMMGLIANIACIYILKEGGHGHEHSLNVRAAFLHMLGDTFSSFGVIIGAVIIYYTNWFIVDPIISVMICVLILIWSYKLIMESVDILLEATPKGINIEEVIASLKQIPGIDDAHDIHIWTITSGMYSMSGHIDTKDMMISETTRLSKEINHILGEKFKIGHTVIQFGCECKINNLHGNHNHS; this is encoded by the coding sequence ATCGAAGATGAACATGGTCACAAACATGAGTATAGATCCCATGAACGAAAGAAACTCATCCTGGCCAGTGTGATTACCGCCAGCATCTTTATCGTGGAAGTTATTGGGGGATTTATCACCAATAGCCTTGCCCTGATCAGTGACGCAGGTCACATGCTTACTCACCTCTTTGCACTGTTGGTAAGCCTGTTTGCGTTATTCTTTGCCGCAAAACCTCCTACTGAAAAAAAGACCTACGGCTTTTACCGTTTAGAAATATTAGCAGCCTTGTTTAATGGTATAACCCTTTTTGTGATCACCTTGTGGATATTTTATGAGGCTTACCAACGCTTTACGCATCCGGAGACCATATCAAGCGGCAAAATGTTTATCGTGGCCATGATGGGTTTAATCGCCAATATAGCCTGTATCTACATTCTAAAAGAGGGGGGACACGGACATGAGCACAGCCTGAATGTCAGGGCAGCATTTCTGCATATGCTGGGGGACACTTTCTCTTCCTTTGGCGTCATAATCGGGGCAGTTATCATTTATTATACCAACTGGTTTATTGTCGACCCCATCATCAGCGTCATGATCTGCGTTCTCATCCTGATCTGGTCTTATAAATTGATCATGGAATCCGTTGACATTCTCTTAGAAGCAACGCCAAAAGGCATCAATATTGAAGAAGTTATTGCCAGTCTTAAACAGATTCCCGGGATTGATGATGCCCATGACATCCATATCTGGACAATTACCTCCGGTATGTATTCCATGAGTGGCCATATTGATACGAAAGATATGATGATTAGTGAAACCACCAGGCTTTCCAAAGAAATCAACCACATCCTGGGTGAAAAATTCAAGATCGGCCATACGGTAATTCAGTTTGGATGCGAGTGTAAGATTAACAACTTACACGGTAATCACAACCACAGTTAA